In Thalassotalea fonticola, a single genomic region encodes these proteins:
- a CDS encoding 3-deoxy-7-phosphoheptulonate synthase produces MTIKTDEFRTSLIDHLISPAQLARDIPMTDDIAEFIIQSRKDIEKIISGEDKRLLVVIGPCSIHDPEAALDYAQKLKVFQEQYKDELYIVMRVYFEKPRTTVGWKGLISDPDLDKSFNVEKGLHLARDLLVKINAMGLPAATEFLDMVTGQYISDLISWGAIGARTTESQVHRELASALSCPVGFKNGTDGNVKIAIDAIHASRVPHVLYSPDKTGQMCIYRTAGNPFAHVILRGGKEPNYAQEHVTHACQQLDNAKLTPSIMVDCSHGNSEKNHAKQINVSLDLAEQIKGGSTNIFGVMIESFLVEGNQKVVDVNDLIYGQSITDACVNLQQSEEILNILQDAIKAR; encoded by the coding sequence ATGACTATAAAAACGGATGAATTTCGTACCTCACTCATCGATCATTTAATTTCACCGGCACAACTTGCACGTGATATTCCTATGACTGATGATATCGCTGAGTTTATTATTCAATCTCGTAAAGACATTGAAAAGATCATTAGTGGTGAAGATAAACGACTATTGGTAGTGATAGGCCCATGTTCAATTCATGATCCCGAAGCGGCGTTAGATTATGCCCAAAAGCTAAAGGTTTTTCAGGAGCAATACAAAGACGAATTATATATTGTAATGCGTGTTTATTTTGAAAAACCACGTACTACGGTGGGTTGGAAAGGATTAATCAGCGATCCTGACTTAGATAAATCGTTCAATGTAGAAAAAGGCTTACACCTGGCTCGCGATCTATTAGTCAAAATTAATGCCATGGGCTTGCCTGCAGCCACAGAATTTCTAGATATGGTAACTGGTCAGTATATTTCTGACTTGATCAGCTGGGGCGCAATTGGTGCTAGAACGACAGAATCTCAAGTTCATCGGGAACTGGCTTCTGCCCTGTCTTGTCCTGTTGGTTTTAAAAATGGTACAGACGGTAATGTAAAAATAGCCATAGATGCTATTCATGCCTCGCGCGTGCCGCATGTATTGTATTCACCAGATAAAACTGGGCAAATGTGTATTTATCGCACTGCCGGTAACCCATTTGCACACGTAATATTACGTGGTGGTAAAGAGCCAAATTATGCGCAAGAACATGTTACTCACGCTTGTCAGCAATTAGATAATGCCAAATTAACACCAAGTATTATGGTTGACTGTAGTCATGGCAACAGTGAAAAAAATCATGCTAAACAGATTAATGTATCATTAGACTTGGCTGAACAAATTAAAGGCGGCTCTACCAATATCTTTGGGGTGATGATTGAAAGCTTCCTAGTAGAAGGTAATCAAAAAGTGGTTGACGTAAACGACCTTATTTACGGTCAAAGTATTACTGATGCTTGTGTAAACTTACAGCAAAGTGAAGAAATTTTAAATATTTTGCAAGATGCAATAAAAGCTAGGTAA
- the ppsA gene encoding phosphoenolpyruvate synthase, giving the protein MQENVLWYQDLGMGDVERVGGKNASLGEMISNLSNVGVQVPGGFATTAFAFNDFLEQSGVNDKIYAELDNLDVEDIQALTDCGAKIRQWIIDTPFLPAMQKDIEQAYAQLAGEFSSEASFAVRSSATAEDMPDASFAGQQETFLNVRGLDAVMVAIKHVFASLFNDRAISYRVHSGYDHRGVALSAGIQRMVRSDIASSGVMFSIDTESGFEDVVFITSSFGLGEMVVQGAVNPDEFYVHKPTLANNKPAVVRRNIGSKAIKMIYADTQEHGKQVEIVNIEEAQSNTFSINDSEIEELAKQAVIIEKHYGHPMDIEWAKDGLDGKLYIVQARPETVKSRECANVLEQFQLQDKSKVICEGRSIGQKIGKGVVRILNSIEEMDKVQVGDVLVTDMTDPDWEPIMKRASAIVTNRGGRTCHAAIIAREMGIPAVVGCGDATSKIANGSDVTVSCAEGDTGYIYEGQLEYSVTTSEIDNMPDIPLKVMMNVGNPDRAFSFARLPHAGIGLARVEFVINKMIGVHPKALLNFDNESADLQAEIKDIIAGYESPREFYVTKLTEGISTLAAAFNPERVIVRMSDFKSNEYANLVGGDIYEPEEENPMIGYRGASRYISEDFRECFAMECDAIKRVRNDMGLTNVEVMIPFVRTLGEAEQVIEILAENDLVRGENGLKVIMMCELPSNALLADQFLNHFDGFSIGSNDLTQLTLGLDRDSGLIAHLFDERNPAIKALLSMAIKACKARGKYVGICGQGPSDHKDFAAWLVEQGIDSVSLNPDSVLDTWLYLAEQNK; this is encoded by the coding sequence GTGCAAGAGAATGTACTTTGGTATCAAGATCTAGGTATGGGTGATGTAGAGCGCGTAGGCGGTAAAAATGCATCCCTTGGTGAAATGATAAGTAACCTTTCAAATGTTGGGGTTCAAGTACCGGGTGGTTTTGCGACAACTGCCTTTGCATTTAACGACTTTTTAGAACAATCAGGCGTTAACGACAAAATTTATGCTGAATTAGATAACCTAGATGTTGAAGACATCCAAGCGTTAACTGATTGTGGCGCGAAAATCCGTCAATGGATTATCGACACTCCTTTTCTTCCTGCAATGCAAAAAGATATTGAACAAGCTTACGCACAATTAGCAGGTGAGTTCTCAAGCGAAGCATCATTTGCTGTTCGTTCTTCAGCTACCGCCGAAGACATGCCTGATGCATCATTTGCAGGTCAACAAGAAACATTCTTAAATGTACGTGGTTTAGACGCTGTTATGGTGGCAATCAAACACGTATTCGCATCTCTATTTAATGACCGTGCTATTTCGTACCGTGTTCATTCTGGTTATGATCACCGTGGCGTAGCCTTATCTGCTGGTATTCAGCGCATGGTTCGCTCTGATATAGCATCATCTGGGGTGATGTTCTCAATTGATACCGAGTCTGGTTTTGAAGATGTGGTATTTATCACTTCTAGTTTTGGTTTAGGTGAAATGGTTGTTCAAGGTGCGGTTAACCCTGATGAGTTTTATGTTCATAAACCAACATTAGCAAACAATAAACCTGCTGTCGTACGTCGTAATATAGGCTCAAAAGCAATAAAAATGATTTATGCTGATACGCAAGAGCACGGTAAACAGGTTGAAATCGTTAACATTGAAGAAGCACAATCAAACACTTTTTCAATTAACGATAGCGAAATTGAAGAGTTAGCGAAACAAGCAGTGATCATCGAGAAGCACTACGGTCATCCGATGGATATCGAATGGGCGAAAGATGGTTTAGATGGTAAACTTTATATCGTACAAGCGCGCCCTGAAACGGTTAAGAGTCGAGAATGTGCAAACGTGCTTGAACAATTCCAACTTCAGGATAAATCAAAAGTGATTTGTGAAGGTCGCTCTATCGGTCAAAAAATCGGTAAAGGTGTGGTACGAATACTTAACTCTATTGAAGAAATGGATAAAGTACAGGTAGGTGACGTATTAGTTACAGATATGACGGACCCTGATTGGGAACCTATCATGAAACGTGCATCAGCGATTGTAACAAACCGTGGTGGCCGTACTTGTCATGCAGCAATCATCGCTCGTGAAATGGGCATTCCCGCTGTTGTTGGTTGTGGAGACGCTACTAGCAAAATCGCTAATGGTAGTGACGTTACTGTTTCTTGTGCTGAAGGCGATACCGGCTATATCTATGAAGGCCAGCTAGAATATTCAGTAACGACTTCTGAAATTGATAACATGCCAGACATTCCACTAAAAGTGATGATGAACGTTGGTAACCCAGATAGAGCATTCTCTTTTGCTCGCTTACCTCACGCGGGCATTGGTTTAGCTCGTGTTGAGTTTGTTATCAATAAAATGATCGGTGTACATCCAAAAGCACTATTAAATTTTGATAATGAGTCTGCCGATTTACAAGCCGAGATTAAAGATATTATCGCCGGTTATGAATCACCACGTGAATTTTACGTAACTAAACTTACCGAAGGTATTTCTACGTTAGCTGCGGCTTTCAACCCTGAGCGCGTAATCGTTCGTATGTCTGATTTTAAATCAAACGAATATGCAAACTTAGTGGGTGGCGATATATACGAGCCTGAAGAAGAAAATCCAATGATAGGTTACCGCGGTGCTTCTCGTTATATTTCTGAAGACTTCCGTGAATGTTTTGCCATGGAATGTGACGCAATAAAACGTGTTCGTAATGACATGGGCTTAACAAACGTTGAAGTAATGATCCCATTCGTGCGAACCTTAGGTGAGGCTGAGCAGGTTATTGAAATTTTGGCTGAGAACGATTTAGTTCGTGGTGAAAATGGCCTTAAAGTGATTATGATGTGTGAATTACCATCAAATGCTTTATTAGCGGACCAATTCCTAAATCACTTTGATGGTTTCTCTATTGGCTCAAACGATTTAACTCAGTTAACACTTGGTTTAGACCGTGACTCTGGTTTAATCGCTCATTTATTTGACGAACGTAACCCGGCAATCAAGGCGTTATTGTCTATGGCAATTAAAGCCTGTAAAGCGCGTGGTAAATACGTAGGTATTTGTGGTCAAGGTCCTTCCGATCATAAAGACTTTGCTGCATGGTTAGTAGAACAAGGCATTGATAGTGTGTCGCTTAACCCTGACTCAGTATTAGATACTTGGTTATACTTAGCAGAGCAAAACAAATAA
- a CDS encoding PhzF family phenazine biosynthesis protein: MQLNIQFINAFTDTLFKGNSAAVIMLEQWLNNDLMQAIATENMLAETAFIIKLSDGRYHIRWFSPLTEIDFCGHASLASAYVLFNKNKSLSSLVFHADAVGDFNIEKEGDFITMNFPLMMPEPVAEIPDLLLDGLSIKPAQVLKNTQAYFAVYENEEDVINVMQNVDKIKQLAPLDVVVTSTSKRYDFISRYFWPANGGDEDPVTGSIHAGLAPYWSKRLRVTSLLARQASYRGGLLKCTVLNERVLVSGKAVKYLSGTIDV; this comes from the coding sequence ATGCAACTCAACATTCAATTCATAAATGCCTTTACTGATACCTTATTTAAAGGAAATTCTGCAGCGGTTATTATGTTAGAGCAATGGCTTAACAATGATTTAATGCAAGCAATAGCAACTGAAAACATGCTTGCTGAAACGGCATTTATTATTAAGTTATCTGATGGGCGATATCATATTCGCTGGTTTTCACCTTTAACTGAAATAGATTTTTGCGGCCATGCATCACTTGCCAGCGCTTATGTGCTTTTTAACAAAAATAAATCATTATCCTCATTAGTATTTCATGCCGATGCAGTGGGCGATTTTAATATTGAAAAGGAAGGCGATTTCATCACGATGAATTTTCCATTAATGATGCCTGAGCCAGTTGCAGAAATTCCCGACTTATTATTAGATGGTTTATCAATTAAACCGGCGCAAGTTCTTAAAAATACTCAAGCCTATTTTGCCGTTTATGAAAATGAAGAAGACGTAATCAACGTGATGCAAAATGTTGATAAGATTAAGCAGCTAGCACCACTAGATGTAGTGGTTACAAGTACCTCTAAACGCTATGATTTTATTTCACGCTATTTTTGGCCGGCTAATGGCGGTGATGAAGATCCAGTAACAGGCTCTATCCATGCAGGCCTTGCTCCTTACTGGTCTAAAAGGTTACGCGTTACATCGCTATTGGCTCGACAGGCATCATATAGAGGCGGTTTGCTAAAGTGCACTGTTTTAAACGAACGAGTTCTAGTAAGCGGTAAAGCGGTTAAATATTTAAGCGGCACTATAGACGTTTAA
- the ppsR gene encoding posphoenolpyruvate synthetase regulatory kinase/phosphorylase PpsR, with amino-acid sequence MRAAFYISDGTAITSEVFGHALLSLFPLEFEHITIPFVETIEKAEEVKKQINLTYKRTGEKPFVFHTFVIPETREVIDSCEGVIYNFLEHFVSPMEEQLGVQAKPKAHRTHSIHENSYDYRIDAVNFALANDDGSKVTDYEHADVILVGVSRSGKTPSSLYLALQYGIKAANYPFTDDDMDELNLPPFLKKHKKKIFGLSIAPDRLHEIRDGRMANSKYSSARQCRMEIREVEKLYKKEKIPFINTTKLSVEEISAKILLETGLQRYKY; translated from the coding sequence ATGCGCGCAGCTTTTTACATTTCCGACGGTACAGCAATAACTTCAGAAGTTTTTGGACATGCCCTATTGTCACTTTTCCCGCTTGAATTTGAGCACATCACCATACCTTTTGTTGAAACTATAGAAAAGGCTGAAGAAGTAAAGAAACAAATTAATCTAACTTATAAAAGAACAGGTGAAAAACCGTTTGTTTTTCATACCTTTGTAATACCAGAAACGCGTGAAGTTATTGATAGTTGTGAAGGTGTTATTTATAACTTTTTGGAGCACTTTGTATCGCCTATGGAAGAACAACTTGGCGTACAAGCTAAACCGAAAGCGCATCGTACTCACTCAATTCATGAAAATAGTTATGACTATAGAATAGACGCAGTGAACTTCGCGTTGGCAAATGATGATGGTAGTAAGGTGACTGATTATGAGCATGCTGATGTTATTTTGGTCGGAGTCTCTCGTTCTGGCAAAACGCCATCGTCGCTTTATTTAGCCCTGCAATATGGCATTAAAGCCGCTAACTACCCTTTTACTGATGACGATATGGATGAATTAAACCTACCGCCATTTTTGAAAAAGCATAAAAAGAAAATCTTCGGCTTAAGTATTGCGCCAGATCGTTTACATGAAATTAGAGATGGCCGAATGGCAAATTCTAAATATTCTTCGGCAAGACAATGTCGAATGGAAATACGTGAAGTTGAAAAGCTTTATAAGAAAGAAAAAATTCCGTTTATCAATACCACTAAGCTTTCTGTTGAAGAAATTTCGGCCAAAATTCTATTAGAAACTGGCTTACAACGGTATAAATACTAG